The uncultured Desulfatiglans sp. DNA window GTGTGGACCACCGGCGCACGGCGGAGGGATTTCCGGGCCTGGCTGGGAACCGATCTCGGTTACGCTGAACAGGCCTCAGGGGACTGCGATCTCGGCGCCCGCATGCTTGGCGCCTTCGAAGCGGCCTTTCAGAGTGGAGCCGGGGCGGTGATCGGCGTCGGGTCCGATATCCCGAGCCTGAGCTCCGAGATCCTCGAACAGGCTGTCGAGGGTCTGCGATGGAACGATACGGCTGTGGGGCGTGCCGCTGACGGCGGGTACTACCTTATCGGAATGAAGTCGATACATCCCCCGCTCTTTGAGGGCATCGACTGGGGAACGGGCCGGGTCTATGCCCAAACCAGCGAAAAGATCCGACGTCTCGGGTTGAGCGTGGCAGAGTTGCCGCCGCTGCAGGATGTGGATCGGCCCGAGGACTTGGATGTGGTTCGACACGATCCTCGCTTCTCGGATGTCTTTTCGGGGAAATCGCTGGTCTCCGTCGTGATCCCTACCTTGGAGGAATCCGGTACGATCCGGCGCCTCCTAGAATGGCTCGGGCGAGCGGGGGTGGGGCTCGAACGGATCGTGGTCGACGGCGGAAGCCGCGACCGGACCCGCGAAATAGCCGCGCGGGAGGGGGCCCACGTGTTGACGGTGTCCGGAGGGCGGGCTTTGCAGTTGAACGCCGGGGCTGCTGTTGCCCGTGGAAGATTCCTGCTCTTTCTCCATGCCGACACCCTCCCGCCTGGCGGGTGCGCCGAGGCGATATGCGCTGCCCTGGATCGTCCGGCGACGGTGGCAGGGGCATTCCGTTTCAAGACCGACGATCCGAGGGCCGTGATGCGCCTGGTTGAACGAGTGACGCACATCCGGTCCGCGCTTTTGCAGATGCCCTACGGCGACCAGGGGATCTTCATGGAGAAGCGGGTCTTCGAGGAGGTTGGGGGGTTCAGGCCCATGCCGATCATGGAGGATTACGAACTGGTCCGGCGCCTCCGCAGGCGAGGGAGGATCGTAACGCTCCGTGAGGCGGCTCTCACGTCGGCGCGGCGCTGGAAGACCCTCGGCGTCCTGCGCACGACCTTCGTCAACCAGCTCATGATCGCGGGCTTTTTGGCCGGTGTGCCAGTCCAGAGACTGCACCACTTCTACAGGGGGTTGCGCTGAGAAGGAATCCGCCGGCCTCGAACGCGACGAGAAGAGGCAGAGGAACCGCACCGCTTCTACAACTCGAGCTCGCACCATTGAGCCTGAAACCCATGGGTGGTCGGGGGCTTATAGCCGCATCCCGAATCAGGGTTTGAGTGGGGCGATCACATGCCAGCTCCGCCAGCCCTCTGCCACCCTCTGCTTGATTTCTTCGACGAAAGCCGCGTAGCCGATTTCGCGGCACCTGGCCAGGTTCTCGACATTCGTGCCGCGGTATCTTTTGCAGATGAATTTCGAAGCCCTGTGGCGGGAGCCCATAGGGGTCTCGGAAGCGTCGCTGTGAGGACAGGCGAGGGAGGGGTCTCCAGTGAACTCGCCGCACTCTGCGCAGGTCCAGTAGCCCTTGGATTGGACGCACTGCAAGATGCTGCAGGTTTCGAAGGGGCTGCTTCCCAGGAAGCAGCCGGGACAGGGCCCGGCCTCCGTTCTGACCTGGATGAACCGCTTCATGGTGCGGAGCGCGTCTCGAACCTCTCGGGAATCCATGTCGAAGGCCTTCGCAACACCAGCGAGGTCGAAGCCTTCCCAGATTTGGACGACCTCCTTGATGGCCTCGAGGCTCTCGCCCAGCTGCATGTCGCATCCCGAGCAGATGATGCCGCATGGCGACATCAGACCTCTGTCTTCCTTCCGAATGTCACTCAATGATAATTGCATGGACAGCCCTTTCGAATAAAAAAGGTTATGAGGTTGACTGGCTTTGAAGAAAGCGGACAGATTCGCTCATCCTTTTCGGTCCTTGACATATCTCCGGTATTCCTTCAGCAGGGCGTAGGCGTACTCCCTTCGCGCGCGTTCGGCGGTGGGGATGTAGTTCTTTTCCTTTTCGAGCCTTTCCATGATCTGTTCGGCGACCTGCTCGCCGGGCTCGAGTCCTTGCGCGAGGAGGTCGGCCATGATGGCGTCCAGGCCCACGACGCCGACCTGGGTGTCATCGGGGAACTTGAGGATGCGCCGGCCAACTGCCGGTTGGGGCACGACTCACCCGTCCCCTCAGCCATGTTCATCATGACGTGAGGCAGGCGTCGTATTCTGCGGCGCCAGGACATCCTTGTCCTGCGAAAAATCATCTTGTCGGGCCATGTTCAAAGCTCTTTCCGATTCATTTCTTGATCCAGGACTTGACGTCCTCTTTGCTGGGGATTTTGCCGACCGACTTGACTTCACCGTCCACAACGACAGCCGGCGTGACAAAGACGCCGTAGCGGGCGATCTTCATGGCGTCGGTGACCTTTTCGATCTGAGCGGGGACGCCTGCTTCCTCTATCGCCTGTTGGACGATTTCTTCCGTCTGGCGGCATTTCGGGCAGCCGGGGCCCAGGACTTTGATTTCCATCTGGGAATCCTCCTTTTCTTCAATTTCAAAGGGCCTGTTGAACGATTCGATGCGCCGCTTCGATGATCAGGCTTCCGGGGATCGCTTCGTACATCCGGCCGCCGTGCACGATGGTCCTGCACATGGCGGGCATCCCCAGCAGGTCGCCGCAGGATGCGCAGCAGTTCGAGGCGCTGTGTGCGCCCGGCAGCAGCAGTTCGAGCGGCTGGCCGTTCAGAAGGATGGTGTTGGACTCGGCGATGTCCTCCTCCGTCAGGGGGGTTTTGCGCAGTGTCACGCACCATCCCCTGGGCTCCAGTTCAGCGGCGAGCGCACGGTAGGCGGCGTGGACCGCCTCCCCGGTGTCGGAGCAGCGCTCGCACGTCCTGCCGCCTTTCAGGAGATGGCGCCACTCGATGTCGAGGCGTTTCATGGCAGGGTCCTCCTATCCAAAGGGGTCATCCGGCCAGCGTGCCGAAGAGCAGGCCGGCGATGGTCGACATGACAACAATGATAAGGCAAAAGACGGCCGTTTTTCGCACGCCCATCACGCTGCCGATGACCAGCATGTTGGGAAGGGAGAGCGCCGGTCCGGCCAGGAGCAGCGCCAGGGCGGGGCCTTTGCCCATCCCGGCCCCGAGGAGTCCTTGGAGGATCGGCACCTCCGTGAGGGTTGCAAAATACATGAGGGCCCCTGCGACCGAGGCGATGAGATTGGCCGAGATCGAGTTCCCGCCGAGGAGCGTCTGGATCCACTGTTCAGGGATGAGTGCGGGGTGGCCGGGCCGTCCCAGCATAAAGCCCGCGACGAGGACTCCGCCGGCGAGCAGGGGGAAGATCTGCTTCATGAAGCCCCAGGTGGCTTCCACCCAGTTCCTGCACTCGGCGCGCGTGAACCAGAACTTCAGCATGAGGCCGAGGACGACGAGCAGCCCGATCGTGATGGTCCATTTGGCGGCGAAGAGGGCGGGCCAAAGCCCTGTCGATCCGGGGGCTGGCCTGGCGAAGGCCGCGAAGACGAGGATCAGCACCATGGTCCCGATGTAGAGAGAATCCTGAAGCAGGGTCCGTTCCTTCGCTTCGGGGTCAGGGAGGAAGATCTGCCCGGTGGCGCGGGCGGCATCTTCTTTCCGGAAGATGAGGGCCATCAGCAGCCCGGTGATTACCGCGAAGAGCACGGCGCCTATGGCCCGGGCCAGCCCGAGCTGCCAGCCTAGGATCTTTGCGGTCAGCGTAATGGCGAGGACGTTGATGGCGGGCCCGGAATAGAGAAAGGCGGTGGCCGGGCCGATGCCTGCGCCCCGCGTGTAGATACCGGCGAAAAGCGGCAGGACCGTGCAGGAGCACACGGCCAGGATAGTCCCCGACACGGAGGCTACGGAGTAGGAGAGGATCTTGCTGGCCTGCGCGCCGAAGTACTTGAGTACGGAGGCCTGAGAGACGAAGACCGCGATGGCCCCCGCAATGAAGAAGGCTGGAATGAGACAGGTGAGGACATGCTCCCGGGCATACTCCTGGAGCATCATGAAGGCCTCGAGCCCGGATTGCCGGACGATGGGATGCCCCCAGGGCACGTAATAGGCGGCCAGGAAGGTGCTGATGATCAACAGGAGTTTGGTACGTTCCTTCATCGGTCAAAATCCTCGATGCTCTTGTGATGGCGTCTGCCGGCGGATTCGTGGTTTTCCAGTGCGCATAGCTTTATCGCTGGTTCGCCATCTAACGATGTGGAAAGTTCAAAAAAAATCACACGCCGCAGATGTTTTCCCTGCGGATCTCCGGCAGCCGCGTAATCAACGCCGTGATTTCAGGGTCTTCTTCCAGCCACTGTTCGAGATTCCGGAGCATGCGGCCTGCAAACGGGTTCGGTGTTTCATCGAGCAGACGGTAATTGACCCACAGCCCGTCCTTGCTCCATGTGACCAGATCCGCCTCCTCCAGGATCCGCAGGTGTTTGCTGACAGTCGACTGGGCCAGGTTCAAAGCGACCCGAAGTTCACATACGCACATGACCCGGTGCTGCAACAGCTTGACGATCTTGACCCGGTTCGGGTCGGATAGGGCTTTCATCACCTTGATCAATGTCTTCATAAGATCTCCATATCGTCAATTTAGAATATAGTCTCCGGGGAGGAGTGTGTCAAACAAAAAATTTGCATCCTTCCGCACCGGCGGCCGGATTTCGAGTTCTGGCAAAACGGTCTTCGCAGTTCGGCAGGGCGAGAAGGGATGGGGTTTTGACAGGAGCCACGTGATGAGCCGATCTGCCTTTTCCATCCAAAAGGGACGACAGCAGCGATCTAGGTGGTGTCCATCCGGAAATGATTTCCCGGTAGAAACCGGTTTCCAATCAGGGAATGAGTATTTTTCTTCATACGCTGCGTGTGCTCAATCCCGCCCCTGCGGGGCGGATCCCGCTTTCTTCACACCCTTCGGGTGTTCAGTCCCACCGCTTCGCGCCGGGTTCCAGTTTGGCCAATATCAAGGAAATCAAGGGTTTTTGCCGAGGCGACCTGCAGGTTGGCGCATAAGCGAACGTACAGATTAATGCCGAGATTGTGCAAAAAGATCGTTTCTGGATGAAAGCGAGGTGGCTCGATACAAGTGATCCCTGGCGCTGTGCAGGAGGAAGGGCAGGATTGCGCGCTCGCAGGGACGCAATTTTCGGTTGTCATTTCGAAGAAGGGAGGAGCTGTCTTCGTTTAAAGCATGGTTTTGGCCCCTCAAAACGTTGATCTAAAGGTTAAAATCCCACATCGTAGATGTATTTGTTTATTGGTTGCAGGGACATAGCTCGGTCCGACCCTGAAATGCAAGCGGTCCGACCCTGAAATGCAAGTGCTTGGTCCAACCTCGGAATGGACATGCTTATATCGAATTTGATATAAGCATATGATAAGTGGATGTTAGCGAGGGCAGGGGTGAAAGAGCTGACGGGAGAGAGGCGATGCGAATGAAAAAGATTTCAGTGAAAGTGAATGGAAGGCGGTATCAGTTCGTCGTCGATGCGCAGAGGGTGCTTCTGGACCTCTTGCGCGAGGACCTTCACCTGATCGGCGCGAAGCAGGGCTGTGATCGCAGGGGGCAGTGCGGGGCATGCACGGTTCTGGTCAACGGCAAAGCGACGCGCTCCTGCTTGAGCAGGGTGACGGAATTGGACGGAGCTGAGGTAGTGACGGTGGAGGGGCTCGGTACGCCGGAAAATCCTCACCCGATCCAGGAGGCTTTTGTTCTTTCGGGCGCTGTGCAGTGCGGATTTTGCACCCCGGGGATGGTCATGTCGACGAAAGGGCTTCTCGATCGGAATCTTGATCCAGGAAGCGAGGAGATCAAGAAGGCCTTTGCCAGGAACTTATGCCGCTGCACGGGATATGCGAAGATCGTCGATGCCGTTCAATTGGCTGCCCGGTTTTTACGCGATGAAACCTCGCCCGATGAGGTCAGGCCACCGATCGACGGACCTGTGCTGGGGGTTTCTCATCCGCGGCCTTCGGCCATGATGAAGGCGTGCGGAGTGGCCGAGTTCGCGGCGGATATCAGGGTGCAGGGGGCTGCCGAGCTGGCTGTTGTCCGGAGTACGGAGTATCACGCGAAGATTCTGTCGATCGACGCTTCTGAGGCGGAAAGGATGCCCGGAGTGATCGGGGTCATGACCGCGCGGGATATTCAGGGCACCAACCGAATTCAATTCATCGTCGATGATCAGCCCGTTCTGTGTGATGAAAAGGTCCGGTGTCTGGGGGATCCCGTCGCCGTGGTGGCGGCTGCGACGTTGGCCGAGGCGCAGGCCGCGGCTGCCGAGGTAAAGGTTCGCTATGAACCCCTGCCGGTTATGTTGGCGCCGCAGGAGGCCCTTGCGGAGGGGGCTATGCGGGTCCATGACGCCTATCCCAATCTCTGCTATGAACAGCCTCAGATCAAAGGAGATGCGAAGCGGGCTTTGGGGGAGGCGGCGGTGGTGGTCGAGGCGGAGTTCCAGACGCAGATCAACCACCAGGCCCCGCTCGAACCGGAGGCCTGCGTCGCCTACCTTGAAGGAGACGGGGAAAGTTCCGTGCTCGTAGTGATCGGGCGGAGCATCATGATCCACTCGCACAAGGCGATGCTGCAGAGGGCGCTCGGATGGGAAGCTGTCCGATATGAGGAGGCTTACAGCGGGGGGCAGTTCGGGATCAAGATCGCGATCACCTCCGAAGGGATCGCCGGGGCAGCGGCGCTGCATTTCAGGCGGGCTGTACGATATGTCCCCAGTCTCCAGGAATCCATGTTGATGACGACCAAGCGCCATTCGTTTACCATGAAGGTAAAGCTGGCGGCCGGGGCAGACGGCAGGCTGACAGCCTATGCCAATGATTTCACGGTGGACAACGGGGCCTATATGATCATCGGCAGCACGGTGATCAGGCGAGCGTTGAGCATGCTGTCCGGCGCCTATGACATCCCCAATGTTGACGTCATGGCACGGCTCGTCTACACGAACAATCCGGCGGGTGGTGCCGCCCGGGGCGCCGGGCCTCCCCAGGTCAATTTCGCCCTGGAATCGGCTGTGGACATGCTGGCGGAAAAGCTCGGAATCGATCCACTCGAGTTTCGGTTGAAGAACTCACTTTTGCCCGGCGAGAGCGTGTCCACCGGGGCCACGGTGGAACAATGGACGTTTCCGGAGATCTGCAAACTCATCCAACCTCATTATGAGCGCGCCAGAAAGGATGCCGCCGCGTCCAGGGGCGGCTCCATCAAGCGGGGGGTCGGTCTGGCCGCTCACTCGTATGGTATTGGCGCGCCGGGGGATGCAGCGGAGGTCGCCGTGGAACTGGATCCGGACGGCGGAGTAACGATATTTGCGGCGGCGGCGGATCCGGGCGAAGGGAACGACTCGATGCTGACCCAGATCGCCGCACACCTGCTGGAACTGCCTCTGGAAAAGGTCCGGCTGGTTTCCAGGGATACGGATCGAACCACGCAGACGGGACCGGCATCAGGCAGCAGAATGACATACATGGTCGGGGGCGCCTTGGTCGCGGCCGTAGAACAGCTGAGGCAGGGCATGCGGGAGGCAGGTGCCGCTACCTCCCAAGATCTGCAACGAAAAGGCAAAGCGACCCGCTACACAGGAAGAAAAAGCGTCCCGTCCGGAGCGCTCGACCCCCGGACAGGTCAGGGGCCGACCTTCGATTCGCAGGTTCACAATATCCAGATGGCTGAAGTGGAAGTCAACATGGAGACGGGGGACGTGCGGGTCTTGAAAATGACCACGGCTGTAGATCCCGGGCCAGTGATCAATCCGAAGAACCTGGAGGGGCAGCTCGAAGGCGGAATGGATCAAGGGGTGGGGTTTGCCTTGAGAGAGGAATACATCGCCGGAAAAACCCGGGATTGGGTCACCTTCAAGTTCCCGACGATAAAGACCGCTTTTGATGTGGAAGTCATTACGCCCCTCGAGACGCCGCGAAAAAGGGGTGCGCTCGGTTCAACCGGCATCGGGGAGATGACCATGGTGTCAACCGCCCCGGCGGTGGTCAACGCCATCAGGGATGCCTGCGGCGTCAGGATTTTCAAGCTCCCGGCTACGCCGGAAAATATCCGGGCGGCGTTGAGTCGAGGCCGGAGGAATTGATGGAAGGGGTGACTTGGTGAATGGAGAGTCGCTGCACCTCGCAAATGAAAGACAGAGGATGCAAATTGCTTCTCGACTCCAGTGCTTTCGGGGTTGGTTTTTTTGGAGGGTGCATCTATTTGTTTGGCAATTTGAAGGCTTATTGTTTATAGATACCAAAATGGGAAATTCGATTATACCGCTTTAAGCGTCTGCATGCAGGCAAACACCGGGATGACGCCGCAAATGCTTAAGCGCTTTTTTTCGGCAAGGTAACCGTCCGCTGAGGGTTCTTTGCCTGAATGATTGCCCATCTTCCAGGAACACGCATGCTGGTCTTAACCCTCGCCGGGTGCGGATCTTCTGCAGGATCGGCACGGACGTCCTGTTCTTGACGAGGGGAGGCCGAACCGGAACAGAAAGGACCGAGCCTTTGCACTTTCTGGAATCCGACTGCAGCTTCGTGTCGCAAGAGAGAGGAAACGAGGTTTTTAGTGGACATGTTGAAGACGAGAGTGAGTGATGTCTTAGGAATTCGCTATCCCATCCTGCAGGGGGGGATGGCGTGGATTACGGGTTGGGAAATGGCTGTGGCTGTTTCGAAGGCCGGCGGATTGGGGACGATCGCCGCTGCCACCATGGAGCCCGAGGAACTGGTCGATCACATACGGAAGATCAGAGAGGCCACTGTACTCCCCTTCGCAGTGAACATTCCGTTGAGGCTTCCGTCTTCCAAGAAGGCGGTCGAAATTGCGATTGGAGAGCAGGTCCCGGTCGTCGTCTCTTCGGCCGGGGATCCTGTCCAGTACACGGAGCGTTTCAAGGCTGCCGGAATCAGGATATTCCAGGTCGCGTTCACCCTCGAGATGATCAAACGGTGCAACGAGGCCGGGGTGGACGGCATCATCGCCATGGGCATGGAAGGGGGCGGAAACATCAGCCCTTCCGAGATCTCCACGTTGGTGCTGGTCCGCGAAGCGGCCCAGACAACCGACTTGCCCCTGGTCGCGGCGGGGGGGATCGCCGACGGGAGGGGACTGGTTGCAGCGCTGGCCCTCGGGGCCGAAGGGATACAGATGGGAACCCGGTTTCTGGCGACCCGGGAGGCCACCCTCCACGAGAACTACAAGCAGGCCGTGTGCCAGGCTGTCGATTCGGATACGGCGGTCACGGGCAGGACCACGGGGCTCCAGTTCCGGGTCCTCAAGAACCAGTTGGTGCAAAGGGTCCTTCAGATGGAGATGGAGGGGAAGGACAAGCACGAGATCGACGGCTTCACCATAGGGTCCCTCCGGAAGGCCGCGGTTTCGGGCGACATGGAGTGGGGATCGGTGATGATGGGGCAGGTCGCCGGACTGGTCAAGGGTGTACGCCCCATTGCGGATCTGCTCGATGAGATCATGGCGGAGGCCGAAGACGAGATCAGGCGCCTTTCAAGATTCGTGTCCTGAGAGGTTCGCTGAAGATCGGAATAAATTCCTCATTCGCTATGTTTGCAAGGAGTCTGCACGGCTACGAAGCGCCGGATGCCTCAGGCACCCGGCGCTTTTTGCTCTTCAAATAATGCTTTGTGTATGAAAAAATCCCAATTTTTTTCCCCGCTTTCCCCAAAATGCTGGTTCTAAGGCTTGAAAAAGCCTGATTTTGACGGTCTTTATCTTTATATTATAAATACTTATCCCGGTTCGACCCGACCGCCACAGGCTGCGCTGACTGGCATGTGGGGCGGTGACCTTGCGCATGACGCCTTGCATGGAACTTCAGAACCCGCTGGCTCTGATTGTATTTTCCATTTTGACCCTAAAAAGATGCATTTAAGCTGTAGAAGAGCGGATTTTTATGGGGCTTATCTATTGCTTTCAGCTGCTTGGCTTGGTCCGACCCCAATTTCAACAACAAACACGGGCGCACCCGATGATTGCTTCCGGATGGATAACGGCTAATCGATGGCCGCACCGCACTGACTGGCATGTGGGCTGATGACGATGCGCATGACGCCTTGCATAAAGCCTCAGAACCGGCTGGGTCTGATTGCCTTTTCCATTTCGACCCTTATCAAACACTACCACTGATTTTGACCCCAAAAAGGGGGTTTTAAGGCCTAAAACGGCCCAATTTTAGCGGCTTTATCTTTTAATTGCAGATACTTATCTTGGTCCGACCCCACCGCCTAGGGATTTGTAGAGGGTGATGTAGGAGGTGAGGAGCAGGGTGCGGGTTTGGGCGACGTTAAGTTCGGCGGGGAAGAGCTGGGATTCGGCGTCGAGGACGGTGAGATAGGGGGTGTAGCCGCCGTCGTACTGCATGCGGGCGAGACGGGCGTATTCGCGGAGGGCGGCGGTGAGGGACTCGCGGGCCCCGAGTTCGTTGGAGAGCTTGCGGCGTGAGACGAGGGCGTTTTCGGTGTCCTTGAAGGCGTTCAGGATGGTGTTGCGGTAGGTCTCGAGCGAGGCGAGACGGGCCGCTTCGGCCTGTTTGACCTGGCCTTTGATGGCGCCGGCGGTGAAGATCGGGCCGGTGACGGAGCCCGAGTAGCTCCAGGTCTTGGATGAACCCTGAAAGAGGTCCGAAAGCTCCGAGCTTTCGAAGCCGAAGGCGCCGGTGAGCGAGATGGTCGGGAAATACAGGGCCTTGGCGGCGCCGATGCGGGCGTTGGCGGCGATCAGGTTCTGTTCGGCCTGGGCCAGGTCCGGACGGCGTTCCAGGAGTTCGGAGGGGAGTCCGGCGGGAACGGCGGGGAGGGCCATTTCCAGGATGGAGCGCCCCCGGTCGATGCCCCCGGGGTTCCGTCCGAGGAGGATCGACAGGGCGTTTTCCGTCTGTGCGATCTGCGATTCGATCTGGGGGATGGCGGCCGCGGCCGTCTGGTACTGCGAGCGGGCCTGTTCGACGATCAGCCTGGAGACCTGTCCGTGGCGGTGCTGCAGTTCGAAGAGCTTGACGGATTCCCCGTAGGCCTCGAGGGTGCGGCGGGCGATGGCGAGCTGCTCGTCGAGGCCTCGGAGCTGGATGTAGCTTTCGGCGACGGCCGACACGAGCGAGAGGATGACGCCGCGATAGGCTTCTTTCGACGCGAACAAATCGGCCCGCGCGGCCTCCGACAGGCGGCGGATGCGTCCCCAGAGGTCGATCTCCCAGGAGGCGCCGGCGAAGACCTGGAACGAATCGCTGGGGTTTTCGATGAGGGAGGAGAGGGGGCCCGTGCCTAAGCCGCTCGTCCGTGCGCGACCGGCGGCCGCGCCGTAGTCGGCCTGCGGGAAGAGCGGGGAGCGGACCTGCATGAGCACCGCGGCCGCCTGTTCGATGTTGGCCGCCGCGGCCTTGAGGGTGTGGTTGTTCGTGAGGGCCTCGCCGATCAGGGCTGTCAGAACCGGGTCCTCGAAGCTCTTCCACCATTCTGTGTCGGCGGTCTGCTTTGTATCGGCCTCTGCGTACCGGAAGGACGGCGGGACGTCCATTTCGGGGCGATGGTAATCGGGGCCGGTCATGCAGCCGGAAAGGAGCAGCAGAAAAGAGAGAAGGGCGAGGCGGCGCATGTCAGTTCACCTCCGGGTGCCGGTCCTCGGGCGCAGCGGGCACGGCCGGGGGCGGCGGGGGGGCGTGTTTTCCTTTGGAGCGTTCGCTCCAGCGATCGAACAGGTAGAAGAAGAGAGGGACATAGAGCATCGCCAGGGTGGCCTCTCCGATCATGCCGCCCATGATCCCGGTGCCGATCGAGTGCCGGGCGTTGGCCCCGGCGCCCGTGGCGACCGCCAGGGGGAGCACCCCGAAGATGAAGGCGAGCGAGGTCATGATGATCGGCCGCAGCCGCTCCTCGCCCGCCTTGATGGTGGCCTCCATGACCGACAGCCCCTGCCTGCGCAGCTCCACGGCGAAGGTGACCCGCAGGACCGCGTTCTTCGCACCCAGTCCGATGAGTACCAGCAGCCCGATCTGAAAATAGACGTTGTTCTCGAGCCCGCGCATCCAGTTGAACACGAGCGCCCCGAGGACGCCGAAGGGGACGGCCGTCATGACCGAACCGGGGAGGGTCCAGGACTCGAACTGGGCGGCGAGGACCAGAAAGACGATGATCAGGCCGAAGACGAACGCGGCCGTCGACGTCCCGCCGGATTGCTTCTCCTCGTAAGCCATCCCCGACCAGGCGTAGTTGTACCCCTCCG harbors:
- a CDS encoding conserved membrane hypothetical protein (Evidence 4 : Unknown function but conserved in other organisms), which codes for MKERTKLLLIISTFLAAYYVPWGHPIVRQSGLEAFMMLQEYAREHVLTCLIPAFFIAGAIAVFVSQASVLKYFGAQASKILSYSVASVSGTILAVCSCTVLPLFAGIYTRGAGIGPATAFLYSGPAINVLAITLTAKILGWQLGLARAIGAVLFAVITGLLMALIFRKEDAARATGQIFLPDPEAKERTLLQDSLYIGTMVLILVFAAFARPAPGSTGLWPALFAAKWTITIGLLVVLGLMLKFWFTRAECRNWVEATWGFMKQIFPLLAGGVLVAGFMLGRPGHPALIPEQWIQTLLGGNSISANLIASVAGALMYFATLTEVPILQGLLGAGMGKGPALALLLAGPALSLPNMLVIGSVMGVRKTAVFCLIIVVMSTIAGLLFGTLAG
- a CDS encoding hypothetical protein (Evidence 5 : Unknown function), encoding MSCEKSSCRAMFKALSDSFLDPGLDVLFAGDFADRLDFTVHNDSRRDKDAVAGDLHGVGDLFDLSGDACFLYRLLDDFFRLAAFRAAGAQDFDFHLGILLFFNFKGPVERFDAPLR
- a CDS encoding Transcriptional regulator, ArsR family, encoding MKTLIKVMKALSDPNRVKIVKLLQHRVMCVCELRVALNLAQSTVSKHLRILEEADLVTWSKDGLWVNYRLLDETPNPFAGRMLRNLEQWLEEDPEITALITRLPEIRRENICGV
- a CDS encoding conserved hypothetical protein (Evidence 4 : Unknown function but conserved in other organisms), producing the protein MPQPAVGRRILKFPDDTQVGVVGLDAIMADLLAQGLEPGEQVAEQIMERLEKEKNYIPTAERARREYAYALLKEYRRYVKDRKG
- a CDS encoding conserved hypothetical protein (Evidence 4 : Unknown function but conserved in other organisms) codes for the protein MKQGAPHLLIFARYPEPGRVKTRLIPVLTPETAARLHRRMTESALKMARAAASRGEMPVTVWTTGARRRDFRAWLGTDLGYAEQASGDCDLGARMLGAFEAAFQSGAGAVIGVGSDIPSLSSEILEQAVEGLRWNDTAVGRAADGGYYLIGMKSIHPPLFEGIDWGTGRVYAQTSEKIRRLGLSVAELPPLQDVDRPEDLDVVRHDPRFSDVFSGKSLVSVVIPTLEESGTIRRLLEWLGRAGVGLERIVVDGGSRDRTREIAAREGAHVLTVSGGRALQLNAGAAVARGRFLLFLHADTLPPGGCAEAICAALDRPATVAGAFRFKTDDPRAVMRLVERVTHIRSALLQMPYGDQGIFMEKRVFEEVGGFRPMPIMEDYELVRRLRRRGRIVTLREAALTSARRWKTLGVLRTTFVNQLMIAGFLAGVPVQRLHHFYRGLR
- a CDS encoding hypothetical protein (Evidence 5 : Unknown function), yielding MTTENCVPASAQSCPSSCTAPGITCIEPPRFHPETIFLHNLGINLYVRLCANLQVASAKTLDFLDIGQTGTRREAVGLNTRRV
- a CDS encoding MOSC domain containing protein — encoded protein: MKRLDIEWRHLLKGGRTCERCSDTGEAVHAAYRALAAELEPRGWCVTLRKTPLTEEDIAESNTILLNGQPLELLLPGAHSASNCCASCGDLLGMPAMCRTIVHGGRMYEAIPGSLIIEAAHRIVQQAL
- a CDS encoding conserved hypothetical protein (Evidence 4 : Unknown function but conserved in other organisms), whose translation is MEIKVLGPGCPKCRQTEEIVQQAIEEAGVPAQIEKVTDAMKIARYGVFVTPAVVVDGEVKSVGKIPSKEDVKSWIKK
- a CDS encoding Aerobic-type carbon monoxide dehydrogenase, large subunit CoxL/CutL-like protein, whose product is MRMKKISVKVNGRRYQFVVDAQRVLLDLLREDLHLIGAKQGCDRRGQCGACTVLVNGKATRSCLSRVTELDGAEVVTVEGLGTPENPHPIQEAFVLSGAVQCGFCTPGMVMSTKGLLDRNLDPGSEEIKKAFARNLCRCTGYAKIVDAVQLAARFLRDETSPDEVRPPIDGPVLGVSHPRPSAMMKACGVAEFAADIRVQGAAELAVVRSTEYHAKILSIDASEAERMPGVIGVMTARDIQGTNRIQFIVDDQPVLCDEKVRCLGDPVAVVAAATLAEAQAAAAEVKVRYEPLPVMLAPQEALAEGAMRVHDAYPNLCYEQPQIKGDAKRALGEAAVVVEAEFQTQINHQAPLEPEACVAYLEGDGESSVLVVIGRSIMIHSHKAMLQRALGWEAVRYEEAYSGGQFGIKIAITSEGIAGAAALHFRRAVRYVPSLQESMLMTTKRHSFTMKVKLAAGADGRLTAYANDFTVDNGAYMIIGSTVIRRALSMLSGAYDIPNVDVMARLVYTNNPAGGAARGAGPPQVNFALESAVDMLAEKLGIDPLEFRLKNSLLPGESVSTGATVEQWTFPEICKLIQPHYERARKDAAASRGGSIKRGVGLAAHSYGIGAPGDAAEVAVELDPDGGVTIFAAAADPGEGNDSMLTQIAAHLLELPLEKVRLVSRDTDRTTQTGPASGSRMTYMVGGALVAAVEQLRQGMREAGAATSQDLQRKGKATRYTGRKSVPSGALDPRTGQGPTFDSQVHNIQMAEVEVNMETGDVRVLKMTTAVDPGPVINPKNLEGQLEGGMDQGVGFALREEYIAGKTRDWVTFKFPTIKTAFDVEVITPLETPRKRGALGSTGIGEMTMVSTAPAVVNAIRDACGVRIFKLPATPENIRAALSRGRRN
- a CDS encoding hypothetical protein (Evidence 5 : Unknown function); protein product: MQLSLSDIRKEDRGLMSPCGIICSGCDMQLGESLEAIKEVVQIWEGFDLAGVAKAFDMDSREVRDALRTMKRFIQVRTEAGPCPGCFLGSSPFETCSILQCVQSKGYWTCAECGEFTGDPSLACPHSDASETPMGSRHRASKFICKRYRGTNVENLARCREIGYAAFVEEIKQRVAEGWRSWHVIAPLKP